tcctgagcatcatcaaatatgtgccccaagtctcatgaGGTAACGCATCTGCAAGCTTCTCTATCAGTTCTTCATTATCTTTGTTGATGCTTACCCTCTTCATATTCACCAATagattgcaatatctttcgatgATTTGCTTTGTGCTCTCATTCTTTAACCCTCGAAAcaagtcaaactctttcttcagaagtgatttcttgttcttgaccatctcctgactaccaacaaactttgatcgcaacgctttccaaattgaataagaacttccattgtgttgcaacAAAACCAtaatatcttctttcacagcttgttgtaacaaactcagcatcattttctcattcttGTATTTCTTCTTGTCTGTAGGACCGTATTTGACAGTCgtttgagtcaatcagagctagcaactaccgaaaatgcagcggaaatacaaaatcggcatgaatcaaagcagaaatgGTGTAGAAACAGAAGTAACTCACTTTAAATCAGTTTTCTCATTAAATCTTCACAAAATACacgagcagcagttcggctacacgggagacatgaacgtacaaaatgagaaaacaacttgggtatttataggggtgagggtttcgcttatatgacatgtccatatgagcgaaatcatcttgatgggatttcgcttttatgacacaatgtccataaaagcgaaacctcaacattacaaacccaaattTACATAATAACccctatacaatacataattaacacatctagaccctatacattgaacaactaagactaagacgcaggctttagacattcgtgcaccaacaaactcccccttggatacagccgcagtcttcagtcttggtcttcggGTCTTCACAACGACTTGAACTTTTCTTTGTGCTGCTTAGACTTCCTCCTAAGCGCGTTCCTTATCATGCCgttctctttctttctcttcttatcCTCTTCAGCTTGAATGTGCATCCATTTGCCTCTGTTCTCAtcaagcttttgacgttcacgAGCAGCTTTCCTTTTGACTTTCTCCTCGAGCGACcaccatgaagacttccatttgCTTTCAGAGTTGATACTTTTCTGAAAGCAAAGGGTTGCAACTCGCTGAAATTGCATGGCCTGCTCTCTGTCCTCTGGCTGATAGtgaatcttattgatgaaaagacATTCGATATCCTTTGCAGAGCAATTCACAACCACATAGGATCTCCACCTGCTCTGTAAGTAATCACTGCTTCAGTAGTAATACAACTATTAACCCAGTTCATGAAGCCTTTGTAAAACTCTTGCTCCATTGGAGGCACTGGTATAGTCTTCATCGTTTTAGGCTTTTTCACATTCAGTATCGTCTCTTCAACACCTGTCACTGGATCTCTTCTTGTAACTCTTTTCGGATAATGTGGCTTCCAGTGCTTGAAGTCTCTCAAAGCCTCAAACTTTATCAATCCCCACATAGCAATGTCGTTCTTCCTGACAGGATATCCCAAAGTTCTAACCTTTGACAACtcatccacatcccaccatggAAGTGACATAATATCATGTAACTTTTCAAAATATTGCACGCCACATTCCCTTCTTATCATATACACATTAATCTGAGGTAAGAAACCCCAACTAATGATGTCACCGAGAGATACACTTCGATCACGTTGATAATACTTCAAAGGTCGTTTGAACTTCCTCTCGTGACTTTCTTTGAACCACTTTTTCCTTTCTTCTTTTGCCATGTCTTTTGGAGTGCCATCAAAATTCTTATCTTTCAAGATCTCGGCAACTTTTCTTCGCAGCTCATCACAATTCTCCTCCGTAAAGAATTCCATCAAGTTGGCACCTGTGAGGTATCTTCATTAACGCTTTCATCATCTGTCCAGTCTTCGACTTCAACTCTATCATACAAGTCAGCCTCTTCAACATATCGATACTCATACTCAGGCTGTTGATTGATATCGAAGGCATTCAACTCTTCTTCAAACTCGGCATTCATTTCTTCTTCAAAATCGAACTTAAAGTCAGGATTCACCATGCGAGTCATTTCCTTAATTGCTTCCAACGTGTAAGTATGGAAATGCTCTCCTTCTTCACGATAAGTATCCAATCTCAGAATCAACTTCTGAGCTTGTTGAACATTCTGTGCATCACCTGACTCCCCCTGTCTATCAGCTCCCCCTGATTCTTCGTTCACTGAATcgttcatcaaatcatcaacatTCTTTTCAGTAGAAGCCTCAGTAACTTTCAACCCTGTACCACCCtgagcatcatcgtcatcatcatctttacCAGAACCATGACTGCTCGTAGAATAGACTTTCTCATCTTtttcatcttcctcttcatcctcctcatcatcatcttcctcatcacTATCACCAATCAACTCATCAAGAAGAGTATAATCCTCAAAAAGACCAGAAACAGCAGAGATAGGTTCAGGATTTTCAACGACCATGGAAGGAACAATCGATCTCTCAGTCACTGCAGAACTTCCTTCCACACCTTTGACTTTGTCTCTCATTTGTTCATCAATTTTAACTTGACGTTCTGCTCTGAGCTCTTCAACTTgcagctcttcaaacttttgctCTACAGACGTTCCGATCATGCTTTCAACTACTTTATTCAACATGTAGAACTCATGATCTCTGAACACTTTAGTTGCTTCAAGTTctttgttcttcaacttgaaATACTCATTTTGCTCATCTCGTCGAGCCTTTTCTTCTTCCAGCTCAGCAATTCTCACCTTCAAGATGTCAATCTCTGACTGATCAGaatcaatctttttcaccaactcTTTATTATCAATCTCCAACTTCTTTACACGCATTTCAAGAATTCTTTCACGATCTATAACTTTCTTGTTTTCAGCGGCTAACTTCTTGTTCTCAGCAATCActtcatcaactttcttttcaacattctTTACTTGTGAGGTGTTTGCGAAATCAAAATCTCCTACATCATCAAAGCTCACATTCAAATTTGAAGGAACATTAGGAAAGTTTCGGTACCCCGCAGAACCAGGTGTTAGTTGACCTTGGGTGAGTGGAGGTATTTGAAAAATTTCTTGCGATGTAAGAAGGGTTTgttgtggtgatggtggtgaatGATGTAGTGGTGAATGATGAataggtgatggttgtcttggtggtgttggttgtttagGTGGAGAAGATTGTTGTGGTGGTGTAGGTTGTCGGGGTGGTGTTTGGATtggtgattgtggtggtgttggttcatgtggtggtgttggtggtttcCTGGTTTCCTTGGTTTGTTTCTTCTTTAGCACAATCTTCGGTTTTGATATCTTTGGTGTGACTTTTCTGATCTTTGGAGATATGACTTTCTTACGAGCTCCAGCTTTCTTTCTACCACCTGGAGGAGATTGTGACTCGGAGACATGTTCTGGAGAAGGAACATATACATCATCAT
The Helianthus annuus cultivar XRQ/B chromosome 6, HanXRQr2.0-SUNRISE, whole genome shotgun sequence genome window above contains:
- the LOC110944690 gene encoding glutamic acid-rich protein-like; this encodes MSNDSLKQLVRYHRNHPEPKVGAEFFGFIKDANYVDPDPFDHQNWRNEAEMKEAAYAEELKILEDFKNIKNEWYVKVTGRRRRKATPIVQKVEGSSSQPKKKQKKAAKTSLIDEPEEDETVVATEEDPFNVEEHLLFDTEILETGPTVEVEAEHVVNVEAQKGKDKVIDNIEGDDVDKDTTSSSSSSDEEVVDETERRKRIQDEIEKEKQLRKRKRQEKDDDDVYVPSPEHVSESQSPPGGRKKAGARKKVISPKIRKVTPKISKPKIVLKKKQTKETRKPPTPPHEPTPPQSPIQTPPRQPTPPQQSSPPKQPTPPRQPSPIHHSPLHHSPPSPQQTLLTSQEIFQIPPLTQGQLTPGSAGYRNFPNVPSNLNVSFDDVGDFDFANTSQVKNVEKKVDEVIAENKKLAAENKKVIDRERILEMRVKKLEIDNKELVKKIDSDQSEIDILKVRIAELEEEKARRDEQNEYFKLKNKELEATKVFRDHEFYMLNKVVESMIGTSVEQKFEELQVEELRAERQVKIDEQMRDKVKGVEGSSAVTERSIVPSMVVENPEPISAVSGLFEDYTLLDELIGDSDEEDDDEEDEEEDEKDEKVYSTSSHGSGKDDDDDDAQGGTGLKVTEASTEKNVDDLMNDSVNEESGGADRQGESGDAQNVQQAQKLILRLDTYREEGEHFHTYTLEAIKEMTRMVNPDFKFDFEEEMNAEFEEELNAFDINQQPEYEYRYVEEADLYDRVEVEDWTDDESVNEDTSQVPT